The genomic DNA AAGATCATTCTGATGGCGGACGCCGATGTCGACGGCCAGCACATCAACACGCTGCTGCTGACGTTCCTCTTCCGCTTCATGCGGCCGCTGGTCGAGGCGGGGCACGTCTACCTCTCGCGCCCGCCGCTCTACAAGATCAAGTGGGGCCGTGACGACTTCGAGTACGCGTACTCGGACCGTGAGCGGGACGCGCTCGTGAATCTGGGCAAGCAGAACGGCAAGCGGATCAAGGAAGACTCGATCCAGCGCTTCAAGGGCCTCGGCGAGATGAACGCCGAGGAGCTGCGCGTCACGACGATGGACGTCGATCACCGGGTGCTCGGCCAGGTCACGCTGGACGACGCGGCGCAGGCCGACGACCTCTTCTCGGTGCTGATGGGTGAGGACGTCGAGGCGCGGCGCTCGTTCATCCAGCGCAACGCCAAGGACGTCCGCTTCCTCGACATCTGAGTCGGCCGTACAAGCAAGCCGCAGCTCGAAAGGACTTTGACCAGCAATGGCCGACGAGAACACCCCTGTCACGCCCGAAGAGGAGCCCGCCGTCGCAGGCGTGGGCATGCGTGTCGAGCCCGTGGGGCTCGAGACGGAGATGCAGCGCTCCTACCTCGACTACGCGATGTCCGTCATCGTCTCGCGTGCGCTCCCCGACGTACGGGACGGGCTCAAGCCCGTCCACCGCCGGGTGCTGTACGCGATGTACGACGGCGGCTACCGCCCCGAGAAGGGCTTCTACAAGTGCGCCCGTGTCGTCGGTGACGTCATGGGTACGTACCACCCGCACGGCGACTCCTCGATCTATGACGCGCTGGTCCGCCTCGCGCAGCACTGGTCGATGCGCATGCCGCTGGTGGACTCCAACGGCAACTTCGGTTCTCCGGGCAACGACCCGGCCGCGGCCATGCGGTACACCGAGTGCAAGATGATGCCGCTGTCCATGGAGATGGTCCGGGACATCGACGAGGAGACCGTCGACTTCCAGGACAACTACGACGGCCGCAACCAGGAGCCGACGGTCCTGCCGGCGCGCTTCCCGAACCTGCTGGTCAACGGTTCCGCGGGCATCGCGGTCGGGATGGCGACCAACATCCCGCCGCACAACCTGCGCGAGGTCGCCGCCGGTGCGCAGTGGTACCTGGAGCACCCGGAGGCCTCGCACGAGGAGCTCCTGGACGCGCTGATCGAGCGGATCAAGGGCCCGGACTTCCCGACCGGGGCGCTCGTGGTGGGCCGCAAGGGCATCGAGGAGGCGTACCGCACCGGCCGTGGCTCGATCACGATGCGGGCGGTCGTCGCGGTCGAGGAGATCCAGAACCGGCAGTGCCTGGTCGTCACGGAGCTGCCGTACCAGACCAACCCCGACAACCTCGCGCAGAAGATCGCCGACCTGGTGAAGGACGGCAAGGTCGGCGGCATCGCGGACGTCCGGGACGAGACGTCCTCGCGTACGGGCCAGCGCCTGGTCGTCGTGCTCAAGCGTGACGCGGTCGCCAAGGTCGTACTGAACAACCTGTACAAGCACACCGACCTCCAGTCGAACTTCGGCGCGAACATGCTGGCGCTCGTCGACGGGGTGCCGCGCACGCTGTCGATCGACGCGTTCATCCGCCACTGGGTGACGCACCAGATCGAGGTCATCGTCCGGCGTACGCGGTTCCGGCTGCGCAAGGCGGAGGAGCGGGCGCACATCCTGCGCGGCCTGCTCAAGGCGCTGAACGCCATCGACGAGGTCATCGCCCTCATCCGGCGCAGCCAGACGGTCGAGGTCGCGCGCGAGGGCCTGATGGGCCTGCTGGAGATCGACGAGATCCAGGCGAACGCGATCCTGGAGATGCAGCTGCGCCGGCTGGCCGCACTGGAGCACCAGAAGATCACGGCGGAGCACGACGAGCTCCAGGCCAAGATCAACGAGTACAACGCGATCCTCGTCTCGCCGGAGCGGCAGCGGCAGATCGTCAGCGAGGAGCTGGCGGCGATCGTCGAGAAGTTCGGTGACGACCGGCGTTCCGCGCTGGTGCCCTTCGACGGTGACATGTCCATCGAGGACCTGATCGCCGAGGAGGACATCGTCGTCACCATCACGCACGGTGGCTACATCAAGCGGACCAAGACCGAGGACTACCGCTCGCAGAAGCGCGGCGGCAAGGGTGTCCGCGGTACGAAGCTGAAGCAGGACGACATCGTCGACCACTTCTTCGTGTCGACGACGCACCACTGGCTGCTGTTCTTCACGAACAAGGGCCGTGTCTACCGGGCGAAGGCGTACGAGCTTCCGGACGCCGGCCGTGACGCGCGTGGGCAGCATGTCGCCAACCTGCTGGCCTTCCAGCCGGACGAGAAGATCGCCCAGATCCTCGCGGTCCGTGACTACGAGGCGGCGCCGTACCTGATCCTGGCGACGAAGGGCGGTCTGGTGAAGAAGACCGCGCTGAAGGACTACGACTCGCCGCGCTCCGGCGGTGTCATCGCGATCAACCTGCGGGAGACCGCGGACGGCGGCGACGACGAGCTGATCGGTGCGGAGCTGGTGTCGGCCGAGGACGATCTGCTGCTCATCAGCAAGAAGGCCCAGTCGATCAGGTTCACCGCGACGGACGACGCGCTGCGCCCGATGGGCCGTGCGACCTCGGGTGTCAAGGGGATGAGTTTCCGCGAGGGCGACGAACTGCTCTCGATGAATGTCGTCCGGCCCGGTACTTTCGTGTTCACTGCAACCGACGGCGGGTACGCGAAGCGGACTCCCGTCGACGAGTACCGCGTCCAGGGCCGCGGCGGTCTGGGCATCAAGGCCGCCAAGATCGTGGAGGACCGGGGCTCGCTCGTCGGAGCGCTGGTGGTGGAGGAGACGGACGAGATCCTCGCCATCACACTCGGCGGTGGTGTGATTCGTACGCGAGTCAATGAAGTCAGGGAGACGGGCCGTGACACCATGGGCGTCCAACTGATCAATCTGGGCAAGCGTGACGCCGTCGTCGGCATCGCGCGCAACGCCGAGGCCGGTCGCGAGGCGGAAGAGGTCGATGGGACCGATGACGCCGAGGGCGAGGCGGCCGGAGCGCACGCGGAGAGCGTGATCGAGGGCACTGTCGAGGGCACGGAGCCTTCGACCGGGGAGCACGAGGAGTAGAGCGTGAGTGGAGCCACGGGCGCCGGTTCGGCCGCTTCCGGAGCAGGAGCGAACGGTGCCCGTGGCCCTGCCACGGACTCCCAAGGGGGCACTGTGACGGACACTCGGGGGCCTCAGCCCCAGTACGAGGGTTACGCGACCGGGCCGTTGCCCGGCGAGCGTGAGCCCGCGACGGGGCCGGCGGGGCCGTACCACCCGCCGCAGGCGTACCCGTCGCCCTCGGGCGGCACACAAGGGGGCCAGCAGCGCGGTGGGGCGCAGAGCGGCACACAGGGTGCGGGCGGCGCGCAGGCGACGCGTCTGCCGCGCACGGGGGCGCGGACCACTCCCCGTACCCGCAAGGCGCGGCTGCGGGTGGCGAAGGCCGACCCGTGGTCGGTGATGAAGGTCAGCTTCCTGCTCTCCATCGCCCTGGGCATCTGCACGGTGGTCGCGGCGGCGGTGCTGTGGATGGTCATGGACGCCATGGGCGTCTTCGAGACCGTGGGCGGCACGATCAGCGAGGCCACCGGTTCGAACGAGAGCAACGGCTTCGATCTCCAGTCGTTCCTGTCGCTGCCGCGCGTCCTCATCTTCACCTCGGTCATCGCGGTGATCGATGTGGTTCTGGCCACCGCGCTGGCGACGCTGGGCGCGTTCATCTACAACTTGTCGGCCGGCTTCGTGGGTGGCGTCGAGCTCACTCTGGCCGAGGACGAGTAGCTCGCCGGGTATGGATTTTGGGACTGGCCCCGACGTGCGCTAATCTTCAGAAGTCAGCGCAGAGCGCGGCGGGGCTATAGCTCAGTTGGTTAGAGCGCATCCCTGATAAGGATGAGGCCACAGGTTCAAATCCTGTTAGCCCCACAGCAAGAAGTAGCGGTGAAGAAGGGCGTCTCCCCAAGGGGAGGCGCCCTTCTTCGTGTCCCGGTTCCTCTCGGGTCACGGGGCGCACATCCCGGGGACGTACGGCGAGAGGAAGCTGCTCGTTTCTCTCCGGCGTGCGGGGCCGCCTGCGGCACGATGTCCGGCGGTGGCGCCGTCTCCTGGTCCGCCAGGAGGGAGACGGGCCCGGTGAGTTGCTTCCCGGCGCCGACGGCCCGTCGGTTCGGCCCGCAGGCGCCCAGTACGCCGGCTCCGGTGTGCGCGGGCATGGAGAAGGCCCCCGCCGGTGTGAACCGGACCAGGGGCCCTGGAGTGCGGGGGCGGCGGTGGGGTGCCGCGGTGGGGTCAGGGTGGCGGCAGGGGTGAGTCGCCGGCCGGGGCCGTGTGGCCGGTGCGGGCCGGGTCCGCGGAGCGCGGGACGTCCGCGGTGTCCGCGGACAGGTGCCGGGTGGCCGGTGAGGAGCCGTGCGCCTCGGCGCGGATGCGCTGCTTCATCGTGGGTGGCAGCGCCCTGTCACGCGGAAGGGTCCATCGCACCGACGGGGTGGTCGCGGTTGCCGCGGTCGCACCCGTGTGCTCGTGGTTCGTGATCGTCGGCTGCGCCGCCGCGGCGGGGGCGGTGACGAGGCCCATCGACGCGAGGATCGCGAAGAAGGCGGTGATGAAGGCGGTCCAGATGCTCTTGACCTTGAAGGCGCTCATGGCCCCTCGCTTTCAGGTGGTCCGGTTTGCTTACCTTTCTGATGATGTGGATCCGGCTCGCGATTTCGGGGACCGACGCCCCCGCTGCGCTGATGTTCAGATGAACAC from Streptomyces sp. NBC_00654 includes the following:
- the gyrA gene encoding DNA gyrase subunit A; protein product: MADENTPVTPEEEPAVAGVGMRVEPVGLETEMQRSYLDYAMSVIVSRALPDVRDGLKPVHRRVLYAMYDGGYRPEKGFYKCARVVGDVMGTYHPHGDSSIYDALVRLAQHWSMRMPLVDSNGNFGSPGNDPAAAMRYTECKMMPLSMEMVRDIDEETVDFQDNYDGRNQEPTVLPARFPNLLVNGSAGIAVGMATNIPPHNLREVAAGAQWYLEHPEASHEELLDALIERIKGPDFPTGALVVGRKGIEEAYRTGRGSITMRAVVAVEEIQNRQCLVVTELPYQTNPDNLAQKIADLVKDGKVGGIADVRDETSSRTGQRLVVVLKRDAVAKVVLNNLYKHTDLQSNFGANMLALVDGVPRTLSIDAFIRHWVTHQIEVIVRRTRFRLRKAEERAHILRGLLKALNAIDEVIALIRRSQTVEVAREGLMGLLEIDEIQANAILEMQLRRLAALEHQKITAEHDELQAKINEYNAILVSPERQRQIVSEELAAIVEKFGDDRRSALVPFDGDMSIEDLIAEEDIVVTITHGGYIKRTKTEDYRSQKRGGKGVRGTKLKQDDIVDHFFVSTTHHWLLFFTNKGRVYRAKAYELPDAGRDARGQHVANLLAFQPDEKIAQILAVRDYEAAPYLILATKGGLVKKTALKDYDSPRSGGVIAINLRETADGGDDELIGAELVSAEDDLLLISKKAQSIRFTATDDALRPMGRATSGVKGMSFREGDELLSMNVVRPGTFVFTATDGGYAKRTPVDEYRVQGRGGLGIKAAKIVEDRGSLVGALVVEETDEILAITLGGGVIRTRVNEVRETGRDTMGVQLINLGKRDAVVGIARNAEAGREAEEVDGTDDAEGEAAGAHAESVIEGTVEGTEPSTGEHEE
- a CDS encoding DUF3566 domain-containing protein — encoded protein: MTDTRGPQPQYEGYATGPLPGEREPATGPAGPYHPPQAYPSPSGGTQGGQQRGGAQSGTQGAGGAQATRLPRTGARTTPRTRKARLRVAKADPWSVMKVSFLLSIALGICTVVAAAVLWMVMDAMGVFETVGGTISEATGSNESNGFDLQSFLSLPRVLIFTSVIAVIDVVLATALATLGAFIYNLSAGFVGGVELTLAEDE
- a CDS encoding DUF6344 domain-containing protein, giving the protein MSAFKVKSIWTAFITAFFAILASMGLVTAPAAAAQPTITNHEHTGATAATATTPSVRWTLPRDRALPPTMKQRIRAEAHGSSPATRHLSADTADVPRSADPARTGHTAPAGDSPLPPP